From a region of the Archocentrus centrarchus isolate MPI-CPG fArcCen1 chromosome 18, fArcCen1, whole genome shotgun sequence genome:
- the LOC115796643 gene encoding high affinity immunoglobulin gamma Fc receptor I-like, with translation MEVRALCMRLLMIVMILLDGQDQKADAVSLSIAPNRSQFFEYESVTFYCEGVDYCEIVHKFKGKLESCSKTATGSSCDIKNVYAGDSGEYWSETEGGKRSNIINISVTAGSVILEVPAAPVILEETVTLHCRNKIVSSNLTADFYKDGRHIQRSSKGNMNIYRVSKSDEGLYKCSISGAGESPESWLKVTDRSEEIRSSSAATAGIVVTVLFIVLLMAALGLYHFGKDYWNRDQSQPDE, from the exons ATGGAGGTCAGAGCTCTGTGTATGAGACTGT TGATGATCGTTATGATTCTGCTGGATGGACAGGATCAGAAAGCTG atgcagtttctctgagtatCGCTCCAAACAGATCGCAGTTCTTTGAATATGAATCAGTAACATTTTACTGTGAAGGAGTCGATTATTGTGAAATTGTGCATAAATTCAAAGGGAAATTAGAATCATGTAGCAAAACAGCAACAGGATCATCCTgcgacattaaaaatgtttatgcAGGCGACAGTGGAGAGTACTGGAGTGAGACTGAAGGAGGGAAGAGAAGCAACATCATCAACATCTCTGTCACTG CTGGTTCTGTGATCCTGGAGGttcctgctgctcctgtgaTCCTGGAAGAAACTGTGACTcttcactgcagaaacaaaatCGTTTCCTCCAACCTCACAGCtgatttctataaagatggaCGTCACATACAGAGAAGCTCCAAAGGAAACATGAACATCTACAGAGTTTCCAAGTCTGATGAAGGACTTTACAAGTGCAGCATCTCAGGAGCTGGAGAATCACCAGAGAGCTGGCTGAAAGTCACAG ATCGCTCAGAGGAGATTCGTTCCTCCTCAGCTGCCACTGCAGGGATCGTTGTCACCGTTTTATTTATCGTTCTGTTGATGGCAGCATTGGGACTGTATCACTTTGGCAAAGATTACTGGAACAGAG ATCAGTCTCAGCCTGACGAATAG
- the LOC115797580 gene encoding uncharacterized protein LOC115797580 translates to MRALCTGLLMTIIILLDGEDQKVDAVSLSIAPNRSQFFEYESVTFYCEGVVNCDVVHKFKGKLQSCSKTAAGSSCDIKNVYAGDSGEYWSETEGGKKSNIINISVTDGSVILEVPALPVFMEESMTLPCRKKIASSNLSADFYKDGRHIHRSSTGNMNIYRVSKSDEGLYKCSISGAGESPESWLKVTDRSEEIRSSSAATAGIVVTVLFIVLLMAALGLYHFGKDYWNRAALAALRCLSRNAEGSGSAEDQTVSTETSTVNAGRATYAVVRKNRDKKEDEDGFCCRPSYFSPGLRDTQQRGTMPFAAVYQSVAEDPLYSTIE, encoded by the exons ATGAGAGCTCTGTGCACAGGACTGT TGATGACAATAATAATTCTGCTGGATGGAGAGGATCAGAAAGTTG atgcagtttctctgagtatCGCTCCAAACAGATCGCAGTTCTTTGAATATGAATCAGTAACATTTTACTGTGAAGGTGTCGTTAATTGTGACGTTGTGCATAAATTTAAAGGGAAATTACAATCTTGtagcaaaacagcagcaggatcaTCCTgcgacattaaaaatgtttatgctggtgacagtggagagtACTGGAGTGAGACTGAAGGAGGGAAGAAAAGCAACATTATCAACATCTCTGTCACCG ATGGTTCTGTGATCCTGGAGGTTCCTGCTCTTCCTGTGTTCATGGAAGAATCTATGACTCTACCCTGTAGAAAGAAAATCGCTTCCTCCAACCTCTCAGCtgatttctataaagatggaCGTCACATCCACAGAAGCTCCACAGGAAACATGAACATCTACAGAGTTTCCAAGTCTGATGAAGGACTTTACAAGTGCAGCATCTCAGGAGCTGGAGAATCACCAGAGAGCTGGCTGAAAGTCACAG ATCGCTCAGAGGAGATTCGTTCCTCCTCAGCTGCCACTGCAGGGATCGTTGTCACCGTTTTATTTATCGTTCTGTTGATGGCAGCATTGGGACTGTATCACTTTGGCAAAGATTACTGGAACAGAG cagcattagcagcattGCGCTGCCTGTCAAGAAATGCAGAGGGTTCAGGCTCAGCTGAGGATCAAACAG TCTCCACAGAGACCAGCACAGTGAATGCAGGCAGAGCAACATATGCTGTTGtaagaaaaaacagggacaagaAAG aaGATGAAGATGGGTTTTGCTGTAGACCCAGTTACTTCTCTCCAGGCCTGCGTGACACTCAACAACGAG GAACCATGCCCTTTGCAGCGGTCTACCAAAGTGTAGCAGAAGATCCTCTCTATTCTACAATAGAGTAG